acaaacGAATTATGCGGTACACAGCTTAGGACATTGTGGGAAAGAAAGTTTGAAATGGAAGGTACGGTATTCGTCATCTGTTTCTTTAACATTTTACGTAATATTTTCATGACTTCATACCGGTCTGGTATGAAGTCATGAAAATATTACGTAAAATGCATCGTATACCGGTATGTTTGTATCGTTGCTTACGTGATTACGTATTATCACGTAAGGAACGGTTTGTGTAGCCTACATAATTTGtgtgaatttcatattttcacCCTTCATTCTGCAggaaatgaacagaaaattatgataaagAATACGGTATGAAACGTATTAGTGGAGATATGTTTTGGTAACGGGGCACTTAGTTCACGCCATGATACCTCATTGCTATTGCACCAAATGCAATAGGAAAAGCATAGGAACgagtgtacagaccgattatttagtcctgacagctcagcgaagcgaaagaggggaagtaataggagtagtggggaaagctgtcactaaaggaatgcagtacagcttaattgtactggaaacatacctctctaccgcacgcatgacatccgatcgcttcgaagacaagacaacccatacaccccttggcataactaaatggactcgcctgacccaggcgcatatcTCCGgcactgtcaggactaaataatcgaacTGTAGGTGTGGAAGAAAACATGCGTGAGTTAATATCCTATCACCTACGTTTTTTTATGGAGCTTGTTCTTTATTTTAGTATTATTGATCAAATTAGATCTGATGTTAGGAAATAACGTAGGCGTATTGAATGAAAGTAGTTTTCTTTCTGTGTAATGGCATACTCGTATGTATCGATTAAGTTTTTTttaactgtatttatttatagtcacttTAACTTCTAGGTCATATCGCGACTCTCTGTAGTTTGCTATTGGAAATGCTTGTTGCtgttgtactgtctattgtatgtatgtatagttatgtatagtcaacagtccgaagtcTGCTTGGAGCCTTATAAGTGACAAGAGCAAAGGATCACTCATTATGCAATTACGCTAGGAGATAATCACTTTTCTAAGCCTAATGATACTTTCATATTCAGTGTccttattgaaattgtaaaaatattgcatgttaatatATAACTGGAATTTGAAAATGGTGAGCCATTGTACCAAGAGTATTGTCTATTGAAAGAGATAATGCCGATACTGAAAGATCTACCAACTCCTCAAGACACTGGGACACTGTTTTGAAGACACGTAGTGTGCCAAACGTAAAGAAAACTGTTGAACATATACATGCTCTTTCAATTAGTAATGCTCATGTGAAgcgtgttttttttaaataaagaatctCTGGACTGACGAGAGGAACTGGATGAGACAGAACTTGTAAAATCAGAACTCTTGGTAAAGACGAAGTCATGTAGAGAATGTTTTTATTATGTTTCAACAAACAAAGAACTATTAAACAAAAGCAAATGAAGCAATTAATATTCTTTTAAACAATGTTAATGTAGTGAGTGTAGGGACATTTACTGTATATCAACCACTGTGCTTTTCAATGTGTACAGACTTAGAGCATGTTTTTTAATATAGGGCTACACCGctacaaccaaataataatacGAAGGTAATTCTAATTGTTTCATTCAGCGTCAAAATGCAAGTGtatttacattgaaattcattataaatttatgcggtttttatttccttttagtACCGGTAATTAATTTATACCATTAATTTTAAGGTAAATTATTCCTGTTATATGTCTGACAATTCCTGAAGGAGTGTCACACTAAAAGCATCTTGTACAACAAAACTACTGTATTATTTGATATTCATAGATACCAGATGCCTATCATTTTAACAGTGTTGTGAGCAATTGAagatttaagattttttttttttcagatgtcaTGGATGAGATTAAAGGAGAACACGATACAGATCCACTGAATTCGCAGAATGCCATTaatggaaaagaagaaaaatcctTAACAATGGTGAATACGTGATTTCTATGTTCCTTTGAttgcattataaaaatatattgcataCCAATTAATGACCTAACtataatttacttctttattatatatatatatttttttttcgatgtgCAGCCAGGCAATTTCTTGAAAGTGGATGTGAACGAGATTAAGGTGGAACCTTTCAACCCGAGCTATGATCACGTGTGGGACAtcaaaagtgaagaaaatgaGGTTTTCTGTCCTTTTCTTGTGGCAAAGTCTGAAGCCGAGGTAAGTTGACATGATTCTATTAATCTTTctttatttatgcacttatgaaacaagaaagaagatGATAATTTATTTGTGGTAATAAGATGTTTATTTCTGAATccgccattttcaatttatacaaaCTATTGACATTGTTTATGATGATGAGTCACATAAGATATGAAATTATCACACAAGCAATCACTaacacaaaacatttttcttcctgttttttttttttctcgcccAGCTTTGTACAGATAGGGACCGTAAAACTGGCATCACAGCCTTAAATGGACTCATTCCTTTACATAGGAATGTGTATTGAAGTCATTATGGTCACTTTCTTTGTAGATATCATGATTCGGTTATAAGATGCCAGCTATTGATGCAGCCCTTTAATCGCCTTCCTCTGAAAGCATATTATGCTTCCTGAAACTGATACCATTTGCACACAGTCACAATACTACATCACACTGACACTGTTTTGATTAATGCtattgtaatgatgataatgaatataTTGGAAATGGAAACTGATTGTGAAATGATGGAGGGAAACAAGAGATCCCAGAGAAAACCCTCATCAACCTTGCCTTTGTCCATTACTAATAAGACTGTCAtcatcaggattcgaacccagtgctctgccaactgagatgGAATTTCTTCTTGTTTACTGAGTACTTCAGTTCCACTCTTCATTAtgcattatttaatatttgagcCGAAGAAAATTGTGTATaggtaataaatattatatttatgctgTAAGTGATAATTTGTTGTTGGCTGTGAGGCAATTTTTTTAAGAAGTTTTATAGACTGACTCTCAGTATTGTTGTAAATAGCGAGAACTTTTAGCATAAGCTGTAGAGAAGGTACTGTAAACATAGAAAAACtgaaagtactgaaaataaaaattactctCAATGCCATAAAAACGAAAATACGGTGATATAATACTATGATTAAACTCAAATAATCCAATTTCTTGCTATTAAGCatgaattgaaataattttcattgctcGTATATCTGTTTACGCAATACCTTTGTATCACTTcctcataccacagtctagtatatacagtcacgaagcttgagttgttgagggtactaggaacaatagactgtgccagtactattttgcattgtctaatggggcgatagtagcgatcctagtggttagcaactatctatggatgcatatttcctacatattgagtttcgttactatatactagactgtgctcatactgtgactagtgtaatacagcaatgactttttttttatttaggaagAGACGTGGAATGAGGATGTAGTCAAAGAGGAGCTGATACCAAATGTGATGGAAGAGATTAATGACTTGGCAGGAAGGTAGGGACAATGGTACAAGATATCAGTTTATGTCTTACTTTTCTTTGATTCAGCTTCTTTTTGGGATAAAAAGTTAGAGGTCATTATAGACAACGAATACACACTATAAAGGCAATGCTTCAgtatttttattcacatatctataCATTAACCAGTTCCGCCTAATAACAtaccaataaaatatatttatttgacgTTTTCGTCTGTTTGTTCGGCATCTTCAGGTTACATAATTTGTTACATGTTAAAATTTATgattacacaaaataataaaaaaaatgcttcagTATCGGTAATTGAGGCTTGTAATTTGAAATCGTTTACAGTAAAATATGTAGGCTGCTGATAATACAATTACTTGTAACATCATCagtagtatttaatttaattataaataaataaattattattattattattattattatcatcatcatcatcatcatcatcatcatcatcatcccaaaTTATGAGAATTCCTTATTGCTCAACCGAGAACAAAATGCCATCGTACTCAATCTTTACAGGTCTTCTTTCAATCGCAGATtccaaagaaattaatttaacttgATATGAATGTACCTAACCAATGTCAAGTATAaagtaaaaatgcaaaataatgtgTCTGCTCATTCAAATGTATATACAGGAGTTAAACAAAGGGACTCATTGCCACATGTACTATTAAACTTAATAAtaaagaagtccatatatgtggagtaacggttagcgcgactagccgcgaaaccaggtggcttgggttcgattcccggtcggggcaagttacctggttttccttcaacccaatatatgagcaaatgctgggtaattatcggtgctggactccggactcatttcactggcattatcaccttcatctcattcagatgctatctaacctaagatgctgataaagcgtcgtaaatactaaataataaagaaaataaatttcatcaATCAAATCtctgaatttttttataaaattaagaaacaaaattaatatatcaaCTTATGCTGATGATTTAATGTTACTGGGAGAAAATAAAGATATCAGAATTCTTACTCTGAAGCTCTGCAGTGTTACAACTCCATCTAGTTTGCGGATTAATATTGACAAGACAAAATATCTTGTAGTTTCTCGAAATTCATCTTCATGCAGTCAAGCTTGAGTTATCTCACTAACCATTTTATCGTGTTTTATATCCTCATGATGAAATGATCAGTTTTAGAGAATCTTTTGACACATTTTAGAACTAGGATGTGTGCTATTGTTATaccttttttatttgttattaacggAAATACAGCAACCCTATGCTACCACCACACAAGATATATAAAatagtgtaatgtatgtacatgTATGTTTCTATGTGTGCACATTTTGCATGCTCGAATACGTAAGTTTCGTTTTGTGTTGTCTACTGAATGAAACTTGCAACAAAGCAGATAGTAGTAATACACGCTGTTCTCATACTCCACCTCTTCACAGATTAGTTCTTTATATTTAAAAGAGCAACAGCAAACATAATGAATTTATGAATCAAAATAAAGGTTTATATCTATCAAATATGTCTTTAATATCCCTCTTTTAAGTTCACCATTAACTTAATTTTCTCTTAACATCACAAAGTAAATCTTTATGATGTAGGTGTGTCTAATTTTTTATCCACGATTTCGTACCCACACACATGTACATTCGTGTTTAATATGATGCTGTTGtagtttaatcaactgtccgaacacaggtctgaacctcaaaagtgataccaactaGGCAGTGGCatagccagactaattattttgggtgcgccagatgtgcagggtttagaaagtacctgacccatctACTGGCAATGCCGCtgccgtcaactctcttgaaactcattctcggaagtcttatttaataacatgcaaaattatgataaacaatgatgcaaggcatatctatacaaatgcttcataaggtgaactggagctgtcgagatttccttgcaacgaatctgtcgatcaCTGATGATaggtccttcaacaaatcccaacttttctcccgctcaatggatagaattgctagattaaaaagtcttgtgcttgacatgattgCCGAATTTTTCGTTTCAGATCcttgaaaagttttatatcattgtcttaatgaaggacgaacatgTACTAATATTCATTTTTGGAGTctgaggtgcttccgataatgaatttgcaagagcaagaatatcgtctaaaaataccaaataaaataagatgtacaatttttctagctgatgtaacaattcagtagcctccacAGTGTGctttttatcgctgccagacaatttttttaggcccaacccaacacagttaaattggctcttgaagaaatgaacgcacTTTTTAGTTCTTACCTTAATGCTATTGACTGTAACTATTGCCCTTgatccatggtttagttttaatgttgagtatgttttataaaaaacgcaaaaattcgcatattttttgggtgggcctgggcccacctggcccacccgctggctacgccactgcaaCTACGccacgagataatggggtagggtggccagttcctttccccctccattgcatagatcgctgactagtaacatattacactagtcagacttcagatgcatataaacaattgttcttcctctgacataccggcaagtgagatgtactgtctgataatagatgtacatatcagccagaacctcaatcagaggtgtatGATGGTGTAATTTGGAACTGACTTGGAATAGTTGTTAGGGCAGAAAGCTACTGTTTTAAAGAGTTTGTACTTCATTGTCGAAAATTTATTTTTCGATTTTGTAGAAACATTggtattaaataatttgataCCGCCATCTCATGGCAATGTGGCCATGAGCTGTAATTACCTAATACCAGAGTAAGAGCTTCATACATAATTTCTATTCATATACAGTTTATTACATCATATGATTTTTACTGATGTGAACTATTCCCAACTGGACTGTGACACTTGTATTTGCTCTTGTGATGCTGATAGTTAATTAATTTACAGATGTTTTTCGTCTGACTCTTATGCTAACATTGAAAGCCAAGAGAGTGATACACAACATATCAGTGCCACACCTTCACAAATACGGACAGGGCAATCGCATCAGGATTCAGACGACAGACATTTTAAGTGTGAACTTTGTGGCAAAGGCTTCACTAAACTGCGGCATCTCAAGCAACACAGACATATTCACTCAGGAGAGAAACGTTTCAAGTGCAAAGTATGTGATAAAGGTTTTACATATCGTTGTGATCTTCAAAGACACACTTCAACTCATACAGAAGACAAGCCTTTCAAATGCATCATTTGTGCTAAAGGTTTTATACAGCGGTATGATCTTCGCAGACACGAATTCACTCACACAGGAGAGAAATTCTTTAAATGTATCGTATGTGGTAAGAGCTTTCTACATCAGCATCATCTTAGGATACACTCAATAACTCATACTGGTGAGAAGGCATTCAAGTGTAATATCTGTATGAAAAGATTTACACAGGCACAAAGTGTCAAAGCTCATATGCGGTTTCATTCGGAAGAGAAACTCTTGAAGTGTGATATTTGTGGGAAAAGATTTGTAACAAATAAAGATATAACTTATCATATGAATGCACATAACGACGATAGTGCGTATAAATGTGATATTTGTTCCAAGAGTTTCTGGTTCAAAAGAAGTTTAGAGCGACATATTGTCAAACATACAGgtgaaaagccattcaaatgtgatgtttgtggcaagTACTTCGGACATTCGAGTTATTTGAAAGAACATGAACGCATTCACACAGGTGAGAAGCCTTTCAGATGTGACTTATGTGGTAGGGACTTTAGACAATGGAATCATTTGAAAGTGCACTTATGTCGTCATGGGGAGTAAAAATCATGGAATTGTGTCATTTTCGAGTTACATTTTGGCAATTTTAAACATATGCGGGAGGCTGTGACAGAGAGAGCTTTCAGCAGACGAAATGCTTAACAACGTGTATATATAGTGAGTATCTAAGTTTAGCAGCAGGCTGCATTGCACAGAACGGTTTTGTCTTAGTCTGATGAGATGGTGATTGCACACATTCTTATGAGATAAAACCCCTCTTGTCCAGTGGCGTATCGTACCTGGAAGGCAAGGGAAGCATTGCTTCTCCTGTATATAAagcgaaaaaaaagaaaaaagaatttattgcagaaattatattttaatcgtgagAACTATAAATTCTCTCAccttaaaatgttacaaaattctttCTCTTAGTGCCTGCCTTGGTTGAAGCAAATTCGTTACTTATATTCTTAGTTTGAGGCGCCTATACTGGCCGATTCGGATTTGTTTATTTCCGTTCTAtgattttgatgctgaaaagaggagaattgctttggtcttcaaatatatttacgTGATTTCGCTGCTATCAGAGTTTTGTACTGCAGGCtacatataaaaatttgtattagtGCTTCCCTCATATAAAATTGCACCCCACGACACTggtcctgtctgagacagaatatACGATGTAGTATGCTGCCGGCCttagacaggacggttttgtctcataACCAcacgtgtaatcaccgtcacattggACGGTCGGAGACAAAACAGTCCTGTCTGaggcagaatgtccgatgcagtttGCTGCAAGCCTTAGACAAGACAGTTTTGTCTCATAAGGATccatgtaatcaccgtcacatagAATGGTCGAAGACAATATCTGATGCAGTATTGCCAGCCTAAGGTTGTGCAGCGACTAATGAACGCACACTGCCTCGCCCAAAGCAGCACTCTTCCCGGTTAAATTGGTCCCGTAACCACGCCAAGAATAGAACAGACCACATGGAGGCAAGAGGACATGGGCCCACGAGGAAGTCATTGCTAGAATACAGTGCTTCCAAGGGACTCACTGCTAATGGTATTGTTGCCCCATGCATTGTAAAATTGGAGTTtcaataacataattaaaaaaaaaaaactaaaaaatcagTGCTGCAGCTATGATACTTTGCTGTGAATTCAAATTCAATAGAATTGTCGAATGCTTCCTTACAGTTCTAATCCCCATATATACTTAGAGTGCTCCTTCTTTAGGCTCTATGCTATCTTAAAGTTTATTCCATTCGGCAATGAGACAAGATCGTCCCAATAACCTGTGCTTCATGTTCACTGTGAGATAGATAATCCCATGTATATCGACCACATTGCCAACAAATTCCTTGACTAGATTTCAGTGCAATACAACACGTTTGACGTGTATCAGAGG
This sequence is a window from Periplaneta americana isolate PAMFEO1 chromosome 2, P.americana_PAMFEO1_priV1, whole genome shotgun sequence. Protein-coding genes within it:
- the LOC138693487 gene encoding gastrula zinc finger protein XlCGF57.1-like isoform X1, giving the protein MEDVMDEIKGEHDTDPLNSQNAINGKEEKSLTMPGNFLKVDVNEIKVEPFNPSYDHVWDIKSEENEVFCPFLVAKSEAEEETWNEDVVKEELIPNVMEEINDLAGRCFSSDSYANIESQESDTQHISATPSQIRTGQSHQDSDDRHFKCELCGKGFTKLRHLKQHRHIHSGEKRFKCKVCDKGFTYRCDLQRHTSTHTEDKPFKCIICAKGFIQRYDLRRHEFTHTGEKFFKCIVCGKSFLHQHHLRIHSITHTGEKAFKCNICMKRFTQAQSVKAHMRFHSEEKLLKCDICGKRFVTNKDITYHMNAHNDDSAYKCDICSKSFWFKRSLERHIVKHTGEKPFKCDVCGKYFGHSSYLKEHERIHTGEKPFRCDLCGRDFRQWNHLKVHLCRHGE
- the LOC138693487 gene encoding gastrula zinc finger protein XlCGF57.1-like isoform X2; its protein translation is MHVMDEIKGEHDTDPLNSQNAINGKEEKSLTMPGNFLKVDVNEIKVEPFNPSYDHVWDIKSEENEVFCPFLVAKSEAEEETWNEDVVKEELIPNVMEEINDLAGRCFSSDSYANIESQESDTQHISATPSQIRTGQSHQDSDDRHFKCELCGKGFTKLRHLKQHRHIHSGEKRFKCKVCDKGFTYRCDLQRHTSTHTEDKPFKCIICAKGFIQRYDLRRHEFTHTGEKFFKCIVCGKSFLHQHHLRIHSITHTGEKAFKCNICMKRFTQAQSVKAHMRFHSEEKLLKCDICGKRFVTNKDITYHMNAHNDDSAYKCDICSKSFWFKRSLERHIVKHTGEKPFKCDVCGKYFGHSSYLKEHERIHTGEKPFRCDLCGRDFRQWNHLKVHLCRHGE